A region of Nitrospinota bacterium DNA encodes the following proteins:
- a CDS encoding sulfide/dihydroorotate dehydrogenase-like FAD/NAD-binding protein gives MTKSRYKQEFKILEKRELCPNTYYFKFSAPFLARKIEAGQFIIVRPNENSERMPLSIAGWDREQGYIEIIIMAAGRTSTEAVRKEVGDCFTDVVGPLGQRSHVAKYEGACVVLGGGYGTGAVIPTARELKKLGNRVYGVVGARSKDLLIMVDELRAACDEVFVTTNDGSAGIQGFVTHAMEKIMEKEKVSMALAVGPVPMMQAVTKMTEGKDVETWVSLNAIMVDGTGMCGACRVTVGGKTRFACYHGPDFLGHQVDFNELTKRQKMFVEKEKAALEAMK, from the coding sequence ATGACCAAGAGCAGGTATAAGCAGGAATTCAAGATCCTGGAGAAACGGGAGCTTTGCCCCAACACCTATTATTTTAAATTCAGCGCTCCGTTTCTGGCGCGCAAAATTGAGGCGGGGCAGTTCATCATAGTCCGCCCCAACGAGAATTCGGAGCGTATGCCCCTTTCCATCGCCGGATGGGACAGGGAGCAGGGTTATATAGAGATAATCATCATGGCCGCCGGCCGCACCTCCACCGAGGCCGTAAGAAAAGAGGTTGGGGACTGTTTCACCGACGTGGTTGGCCCGCTGGGCCAGCGTTCCCACGTGGCCAAATACGAGGGCGCCTGCGTGGTGCTCGGAGGCGGATATGGCACGGGAGCGGTAATCCCTACCGCCCGGGAGTTGAAAAAACTGGGCAACCGCGTGTACGGCGTGGTGGGCGCCCGCTCAAAAGACCTTTTGATAATGGTGGACGAGCTTAGGGCCGCCTGCGACGAGGTGTTTGTAACAACCAACGACGGTTCCGCGGGCATACAGGGTTTTGTGACGCACGCCATGGAAAAGATCATGGAGAAGGAAAAAGTGTCCATGGCCCTGGCTGTGGGCCCGGTTCCCATGATGCAGGCGGTCACCAAAATGACCGAAGGCAAAGACGTGGAGACCTGGGTGAGCCTCAACGCCATCATGGTGGACGGCACCGGGATGTGCGGCGCCTGCCGGGTAACGGTTGGCGGGAAAACCAGGTTCGCCTGTTATCACGGGCCGGATTTCCTGGGGCATCAGGTGGACTTCAACGAGTTGACCAAACGGCAGAAAATGTTCGTTGAAAAGGAAAAGGCCGCCCTTGAGGCGATGAAATAA
- a CDS encoding SDR family oxidoreductase, which produces MMKSRKVAVVTGGNRGIGFEVCRRLALEKMTVVLTSRDESKGRLAAGELERKGLTVIYHQLDVTDIHSINLFVQWLDEEFGKADVLVNNAGVMLDKDSPEEGVCQLDEKLAIWVDILRNTLDTNVMGPLLLTLSLLPLMRKHSYGRIVNVSSSLGQLTEMGGGWKAYRISKTAINAMTRILAHETAGADILVNSCCPGWVRTDMGGPQAPLSVENGAETIIWLATLPPHGPTGAFFREKQKINW; this is translated from the coding sequence ATCATGAAAAGCAGAAAAGTTGCGGTGGTTACCGGCGGCAACCGGGGCATCGGGTTCGAGGTTTGCCGCAGGCTTGCCCTGGAGAAAATGACCGTGGTGCTAACCAGCCGGGACGAATCCAAGGGAAGGCTGGCCGCCGGCGAACTGGAGCGCAAAGGCCTTACGGTGATATACCACCAGCTGGATGTGACCGACATCCACAGCATCAACCTTTTTGTCCAATGGCTGGACGAGGAGTTCGGCAAGGCGGACGTGCTGGTGAACAACGCCGGGGTGATGCTGGATAAAGACTCCCCGGAGGAGGGGGTCTGCCAACTGGACGAAAAACTGGCCATATGGGTGGACATCCTCCGCAACACGCTGGACACCAACGTGATGGGCCCATTGCTTCTTACCCTGTCCCTGCTTCCCCTCATGCGAAAACATTCTTACGGGCGGATCGTGAATGTCTCCTCCAGCCTGGGCCAGCTTACGGAAATGGGCGGCGGCTGGAAGGCGTACCGCATATCCAAAACCGCCATCAACGCCATGACCCGCATATTGGCCCACGAAACCGCCGGTGCGGACATACTGGTAAACTCCTGTTGCCCGGGCTGGGTGAGAACCGACATGGGCGGGCCGCAGGCCCCCCTCTCCGTGGAAAACGGCGCCGAGACCATCATTTGGCTGGCCACGCTTCCCCCTCACGGGCCCACCGGGGCCTTTTTCAGGGAAAAACAGAAGATAAATTGGTAA
- the gltA gene encoding NADPH-dependent glutamate synthase, with amino-acid sequence MAEEKKGLSQKERMKKPRNHMPLNKAEERVHNWDEVPMGFALEQAMDEAGRCIQCKKPECVEGCPVGIDIPAFIKLVEEGDVAAAAKKIREKNFLPAACGRVCPQDKQCEAVCVVGKKNSPVGIGNLERFVADYERQHHLDRMPAIPPSTGKRVAVVGSGPSGLTCAYELRVRGHEVTVFEAFHRGGGVMVYGIPRFRLPLEIIDEDLKLLEEMGVEFVYNMIIGKILTIDDLMEKEGFDAVFIGTGAGLPKMLGIKGENLNGIYSANEYLTRIYLMHANQFPEYPTPIFQGNKMAVIGAGNTAMDVLRTGKRLGADVTCFYRRSRDEAPARTEELEHAEQEFINFKWLSSPVEFIGDENNFVKAIKCEKMVLSEPDESGRRKPVATGEYFVDEIDTVVFSLGCDVNPIIPSVTPDLRVNKWGIIMVDQQTCHTSKKGVFAGGDAITGGSTVILAMGQAKNAAAHIHEYLTDSFNYELNIPTDPNASGVQWEGRFSKGKR; translated from the coding sequence ATGGCCGAAGAGAAAAAAGGGCTTTCCCAGAAAGAGCGGATGAAAAAACCGCGCAACCACATGCCTTTGAACAAGGCGGAAGAGCGCGTTCACAACTGGGACGAAGTGCCCATGGGCTTTGCGCTTGAACAGGCGATGGACGAGGCTGGCCGGTGCATCCAGTGCAAGAAACCCGAGTGCGTGGAGGGATGCCCCGTGGGTATAGACATACCCGCCTTCATTAAACTGGTGGAAGAAGGGGATGTGGCCGCCGCCGCGAAAAAGATCCGCGAGAAAAACTTCCTGCCAGCCGCCTGCGGCCGGGTTTGCCCCCAGGACAAACAGTGCGAGGCGGTGTGCGTTGTGGGCAAGAAAAACAGCCCCGTAGGCATCGGCAACCTGGAGCGGTTCGTGGCCGATTACGAGCGCCAGCATCATCTGGACCGGATGCCGGCCATCCCCCCCTCCACCGGCAAAAGGGTGGCGGTGGTTGGTTCGGGCCCGTCGGGGCTCACCTGCGCTTATGAGCTTCGCGTTCGCGGGCACGAGGTGACTGTGTTCGAGGCGTTCCACAGGGGCGGCGGCGTTATGGTTTACGGCATACCCAGGTTCCGCCTGCCGCTGGAGATAATAGACGAAGACCTGAAGCTTTTGGAAGAGATGGGGGTGGAGTTCGTCTATAACATGATCATAGGCAAGATCCTCACCATAGACGACCTCATGGAAAAAGAGGGGTTCGACGCGGTGTTCATAGGCACCGGAGCCGGTTTGCCGAAAATGCTGGGCATCAAGGGGGAAAACCTCAACGGCATTTATTCCGCCAACGAGTACCTCACCCGCATATACCTTATGCACGCCAACCAGTTCCCGGAGTATCCCACACCCATATTCCAGGGAAATAAAATGGCGGTGATAGGGGCGGGAAACACTGCTATGGACGTGCTTCGCACCGGCAAACGGCTGGGGGCGGATGTGACCTGTTTCTACCGGCGCTCCCGGGACGAGGCCCCGGCCCGCACCGAGGAGCTGGAGCACGCCGAACAGGAGTTCATTAACTTCAAATGGCTCTCCAGCCCGGTGGAGTTCATAGGCGACGAGAACAACTTCGTGAAAGCCATCAAGTGCGAGAAGATGGTCCTCTCCGAACCGGACGAGTCTGGCCGCAGGAAACCCGTGGCCACCGGCGAGTATTTTGTGGACGAGATAGATACGGTGGTCTTTTCCCTGGGTTGTGACGTGAACCCCATTATCCCGTCGGTCACGCCGGACCTGCGCGTCAACAAGTGGGGCATCATCATGGTGGACCAGCAGACCTGCCACACATCCAAAAAAGGCGTGTTCGCCGGGGGCGACGCCATCACCGGCGGCTCCACTGTGATACTGGCCATGGGGCAGGCCAAGAACGCCGCCGCCCATATCCACGAGTATCTTACGGACAGTTTCAACTATGAGCTGAACATCCCCACAGACCCCAACGCCTCCGGCGTACAGTGGGAGGGGCGGTTCTCCAAAGGGAAACGGTAA
- a CDS encoding NCS2 family permease, translated as MAGLVEKLFEVDKRGSSISREVTAGITTYLTASYIIFVQPAVLSLAGMDFGAVMTATCLSTALATIFMAFLANYPIVVAPAMGHNFFFALTVCGAVAAGGMGFHWSQALAAVFISGSLFLFLSLFGFREKIISAIPASLRLGIAVGIGLLIALLGLEWGGVIVAKPGVLVGLGSIKSPPVMLTLFGTFLILTLMIRNVKGSILWGILGSALVALPFGLTEFHGVVSAPPSLAPTLLQLDFPGLFGNKHFWLVIAVFFMLALFDTVGTLVGVATTAGLMDASGKIPKAEKAMAADAAGTVAGAMLGTSTVTAYIESAAGIAVGGRTGLAAIVTAGLFLLSTFLSPLAQMVGGGYKVAEGVYLYPIIAPALIVVGSLMLALVKEIKWEDPADGFSAYLAIIITPLSVSITEGVSAGFIAYSLLKTAQGKFLEVHWLTHVIALALAARYTFLV; from the coding sequence ATGGCCGGTCTTGTCGAAAAGCTTTTCGAGGTTGATAAACGCGGCAGTTCCATAAGCCGCGAGGTTACCGCCGGAATCACCACTTATCTCACCGCCAGTTATATAATTTTTGTACAACCCGCCGTGCTTTCCCTGGCGGGGATGGATTTTGGCGCGGTGATGACCGCCACCTGCCTTTCCACCGCGCTGGCCACCATCTTCATGGCTTTTTTAGCCAATTACCCCATAGTGGTGGCCCCGGCCATGGGGCACAACTTTTTCTTCGCCCTTACCGTATGCGGCGCCGTGGCCGCCGGAGGGATGGGGTTCCACTGGAGCCAGGCGCTGGCGGCGGTGTTCATCTCCGGGTCGCTATTCCTTTTCCTGTCCCTCTTCGGGTTCCGGGAAAAGATAATCAGCGCCATTCCGGCCTCCCTCCGGCTGGGGATAGCCGTGGGCATCGGCCTTCTGATAGCCCTGCTGGGGCTGGAATGGGGCGGCGTTATAGTGGCCAAACCGGGGGTGCTGGTGGGGTTGGGTAGTATAAAATCCCCCCCGGTCATGTTAACCCTGTTCGGGACGTTCCTGATATTGACCCTGATGATACGGAACGTGAAAGGCTCCATACTGTGGGGCATATTGGGCTCGGCGCTGGTGGCGCTGCCATTTGGCCTTACGGAGTTCCATGGTGTGGTCTCGGCCCCTCCTTCGCTGGCGCCAACGTTACTGCAACTGGATTTTCCAGGCCTTTTCGGGAATAAACATTTCTGGCTGGTGATAGCGGTGTTCTTCATGCTGGCTCTGTTTGACACGGTGGGCACCCTGGTGGGCGTGGCCACCACCGCCGGGCTTATGGACGCGTCGGGGAAAATACCCAAAGCCGAAAAAGCCATGGCCGCGGACGCGGCGGGCACCGTGGCGGGCGCAATGCTGGGCACTTCCACCGTCACCGCATATATAGAGAGCGCCGCGGGCATAGCCGTGGGCGGGCGCACGGGCCTGGCGGCAATCGTTACCGCGGGGCTCTTTCTGTTATCCACTTTCTTAAGCCCCCTGGCGCAAATGGTGGGGGGCGGGTACAAGGTGGCCGAAGGGGTTTATCTCTACCCCATCATCGCCCCTGCGCTTATAGTTGTCGGGTCGCTGATGCTGGCCCTGGTAAAAGAGATCAAGTGGGAAGACCCTGCGGACGGGTTTTCCGCCTATCTGGCGATAATTATAACGCCTCTTTCGGTCAGTATCACCGAAGGGGTGAGCGCGGGTTTTATCGCCTATTCCCTGCTGAAAACCGCGCAAGGCAAATTTCTGGAAGTCCACTGGCTCACGCATGTAATAGCCCTGGCGCTAGCGGCCCGCTACACCTTTTTGGTTTAA